AAAAAGTTCCGTGCTAATTCTTTTTACGACACTGAGCTAAAATATATAATTCAGGTTTGTAAGACCTAAAAAGTTGTTTTGCTTATGCAACTTTTTGGCAAAGACGTAACGTAATCGGCTTGCCGTTTTCGGTTTCAACTTCTGCCTTATAAATTGCAATTTTTACACCGCAACTGACCGCTTGTTGGTAAAGTTCGGCATATTTCGGGTCGATCTGCGTTGCCACTTCAAACTGCGAAATGCCCGTGTGCAAAATCGCAAAAAACAGCATTGCGTGCTGCCCGTTTTGGGCGATATGAGTCAGCTCTCGCAAATGTTTCTGCCCTCGCTCTGTTTTCGCATCGGGGAACATTCCCACGCCGTTTTCGGTGAGCAAGGTGGTCGATTTCACTTCCACAAAGCAGTCTGGCAAGTGGTTGCTTTTCAGCAAAAAATCGATACGGCTATTTTCTTCGCCATATGGCTGTTCGGGCAGAATGGTTTGATAATCAGCAAGTTCGCTAATCCATTGATTTTTCAGTGCTTCTTGCACTAACTGATTGGCTCGCTGGGTGTTTACGCAAATAAAATTGCCCGCTTGGGTTTCGGTGAGTTCCCATGTGTGGGCATATTTGCGTTTGGGGTTATCGGAAGTGGAAAACCAAACCCGATCACCAGCGGTCGCACAGCCTGTCATCGCACCTGTATTAGGGCAGTGAAGGGGGATTTGTTCGCCATTTGGTAATTGAATATCGGCAAGAAAGCGTTTGTAACGGCGAAGTAAAATGCCGTGGGAAAGTTCAGGAAATTGCATATAACGTTGGAGAAAAGAAAATGGCACGATATTAGCCTGTTGTTCCAATCAATTGCAAATTTTTGCTAGAATCTGACCGCTTGTTTAACCAAAAAAAGGAAAAGACAATGAAACTTTATTATCTCCCTGGTGCTTGTTCATTCGTGCCACATACCGCATTAGAGTGGATCGGCAAACCTTACGAAGCAGAAGCGGTGACCCGCGAGAAAATCAAATCGCCTGACTATTTGAAATTGAATCCGCAAGGATCGGTGCCATTATTAGTGGACGGTGATTTTGCCCTGTCACAAAATACGGCGATTTTGTGCTATCTCGATCAGCTGCACCCCGAAGCCAAACTGTTCGGCAGCCAAACCCCTCAAGATCGTGCCAAAGCGATGCGTTGGTTAGCCTTTTTCAACGCCGATGTGCATAAAGCCTTTGCCCCATTTTTCCGCCCACTGCCTTATGTAAAAGATAATGAGGCCTTGTTGCAAGAGATTCGTGAACACGCAGCCACGACCATTTTAGGCTACTTAGCCGTTGCCAACCGACATCTTGAAGCCCACGCGTTCTTTGGCGAAAACCTTTGTGTCGCAGATATCTATCTCTACATTATGCTCTGCTGGTGCCAAAAAATCGGTGTTGATTTCAGCCACCTAAGCCGCCTAAAACCCTTTATGGAGCGTGTCGAAGCCAATAAAGGTGTTGATGCCGTTCGTGTTCAGGAAGGATTGAAAGGCTAATTTCTTTCCTTTACAAGCGGTCACTTCCCGTTAGAAATTTGCAAATTTTTCGCAGGATCTGACCGCTTGTGTCGCTTTTTTGCTAAAATCCCGCCATTTTCATTCAACGAGAAAAGCAATGTTAGATTCCGTTTCAAACAGCTTGCTTGCACCGAGTGGGCTTGAGCTTTCGCAGTTGGCGAAGGTGTTAGATATTTTTTCCGATCGTCAAATTGATTATGGCGATCTCTATTTTCAGTTAAGCCAAGACGAAAGCTGGTCGCTGGAAGATGGCATCATCAAAGAAGGCGGTTTTTATATCGATCGTGGCGTGGGCGTGCGGGCGGTGTCGGGCGAGAAAACAGGCTTTGCCTACGCCGACCAAATCACCCTCAATCAGCTAGAGCAGTGTGCGATGGCGGCTCGTTCGATTAGCCAAACAAGCGGTCAGTTATTGGTAAAAAATTTCAAAAAAGTGACCGCTTGTCCACGTTATCTGGCGTTAAATCCCCTTGAGAGCTTGAGCCGTGAGCAGAAAGTCGAGCTACTGCATTTGGTGGATGGTGTCGCTCGGGCGGAAGATCCACGGGTGATTCAAGTCAATGCCAGTTTGTCGGCGGTGTATGAAGAAATGTTAGTTGCCGCGACCGATGGTACGCTCGCTGCGGATATTCGCCCGCTGGTTCGCTTGTCGATTTCGGTGCTGGTCGAGCAAAACGGCAAACGGGAGCGTGGAGGTGCGGGTGCAGGAGGGCGTTTCGGGCTGAATTGGTTCTTTGAGTCGCATCATACGGGCGATAGCCGTGCGGTCTATC
The nucleotide sequence above comes from Pasteurellaceae bacterium Orientalotternb1. Encoded proteins:
- a CDS encoding sugar fermentation stimulation protein SfsA, translated to MQFPELSHGILLRRYKRFLADIQLPNGEQIPLHCPNTGAMTGCATAGDRVWFSTSDNPKRKYAHTWELTETQAGNFICVNTQRANQLVQEALKNQWISELADYQTILPEQPYGEENSRIDFLLKSNHLPDCFVEVKSTTLLTENGVGMFPDAKTERGQKHLRELTHIAQNGQHAMLFFAILHTGISQFEVATQIDPKYAELYQQAVSCGVKIAIYKAEVETENGKPITLRLCQKVA
- a CDS encoding glutathione S-transferase translates to MKLYYLPGACSFVPHTALEWIGKPYEAEAVTREKIKSPDYLKLNPQGSVPLLVDGDFALSQNTAILCYLDQLHPEAKLFGSQTPQDRAKAMRWLAFFNADVHKAFAPFFRPLPYVKDNEALLQEIREHAATTILGYLAVANRHLEAHAFFGENLCVADIYLYIMLCWCQKIGVDFSHLSRLKPFMERVEANKGVDAVRVQEGLKG